In a genomic window of Microterricola viridarii:
- the leuS gene encoding leucine--tRNA ligase — protein sequence MAHEQDSASSRHDDEEVYDFSALQKKWLPIWDELQPFSTSNPDDERPRKYVLDMFPYPSGDLHMGHAEVYALGDVVARYWRQQGFNVMHPIGWDSFGLPAENAAIKRGIDPRGWTYDNIAQQKKSMRLYAASFDWEREIHTSDPEYYKWNQWLFLELYKAGLAYRKESWVNWDPVDQTVLANEQVLADGTSERSGAMVVKKRLTQWYFKITDYADRLLDDLDQLEGHWPSKVLQMQRNWIGRSIGADVEFEIEGREERVPVFTTRPDTLWGATFMVVAPDAALASELVEGTSAAVQQRFADYLTEVGHSSEIERQATDRPKTGVFLERYAINPVNGERLPIWAADYVLADYGHGAVMAVPAHDQRDLDFARTFDLPVRVVLDVPNTNEDGASNDPSETGVALAGDGTLINSGPLDGLRKAEAVPRAIEILEAEGRGRATKNYRLRDWLISRQRYWGTPIPIIHGEDGTEHPVPVEQLPVLLPDAAGLDLKPKGTSPLGGAADWVNVPNPVDGTPAKRDADTMDTFVDSSWYFLRFLNPNDDSQAFDPKEAEKWAPVDQYVGGVEHAILHLLYARFITKVLHDLGYLKFTEPFKALLNQGMVILDGAKMSKSKGNIVFFTEEVDKHGVDAVRLTMAFAGPPEDDIDWAEVSPVGSAKFLARAWRIANDVTSEPGVDPATGDTALRRVTHRFLADAPGLTEAFKFNVVVARLMELVNATRKTIDSGAGAADPAVREAAETTALALNLFAPYLAEEMWEKLGFEPSVALVQWRTADESLLVAESVTAIVQVNGKVRDRLEVSPQITDAELEALAMASDAVQKAIGEGEIVKVIVRAPKLVNIAIRG from the coding sequence ACTGGCGCCAGCAGGGCTTCAACGTGATGCACCCGATCGGCTGGGACAGCTTCGGCCTGCCCGCCGAGAACGCCGCCATCAAGCGCGGCATCGACCCGCGCGGCTGGACCTACGACAACATCGCGCAGCAGAAGAAGAGCATGCGGCTCTACGCGGCCAGCTTCGACTGGGAGCGCGAGATCCACACCAGCGACCCCGAGTACTACAAGTGGAACCAGTGGCTGTTCCTCGAGCTGTACAAGGCCGGCCTGGCCTACCGCAAGGAGAGCTGGGTCAACTGGGACCCGGTGGACCAGACCGTCCTCGCCAACGAGCAGGTGTTGGCCGACGGCACCTCCGAGCGCAGCGGCGCCATGGTCGTGAAGAAGCGCCTCACCCAGTGGTACTTCAAGATCACCGACTACGCCGACCGGCTGCTGGATGACCTCGACCAGCTCGAGGGCCACTGGCCGTCCAAGGTGCTGCAGATGCAGCGCAACTGGATCGGCCGCTCCATCGGCGCCGACGTCGAGTTCGAGATCGAGGGCCGCGAGGAGCGCGTCCCCGTCTTCACCACGCGCCCGGACACCCTCTGGGGTGCCACGTTCATGGTCGTCGCCCCGGATGCCGCCCTGGCATCCGAGCTCGTCGAGGGCACCAGCGCCGCGGTGCAGCAGCGCTTCGCCGACTACCTCACCGAGGTGGGCCACAGCAGCGAGATCGAGCGCCAGGCGACCGACCGGCCGAAGACCGGCGTGTTCCTCGAGCGCTACGCCATCAACCCGGTCAACGGTGAGCGCCTGCCCATCTGGGCCGCCGACTACGTGCTGGCCGACTACGGCCACGGCGCCGTCATGGCCGTGCCCGCGCACGACCAGCGCGACCTCGACTTCGCACGCACCTTCGACCTGCCCGTGCGCGTCGTCCTCGACGTTCCGAACACCAACGAAGACGGCGCGAGCAACGACCCGAGCGAGACCGGCGTCGCACTGGCCGGCGACGGCACCCTCATCAACTCGGGCCCGCTCGATGGGCTGCGCAAGGCCGAGGCCGTCCCGCGCGCCATCGAGATCCTCGAGGCAGAGGGTCGCGGCCGCGCCACCAAGAACTACCGTCTGCGCGACTGGCTGATCTCCCGCCAGCGCTACTGGGGCACCCCGATCCCGATCATCCACGGCGAGGACGGCACCGAGCACCCCGTGCCGGTCGAGCAGCTGCCGGTTCTGCTGCCCGATGCCGCGGGCCTCGACCTGAAGCCCAAGGGCACCTCGCCGCTCGGCGGCGCAGCCGACTGGGTGAACGTGCCGAACCCGGTCGACGGCACCCCGGCCAAGCGGGACGCCGACACCATGGACACCTTCGTGGACAGCTCCTGGTACTTCCTGCGCTTCCTCAACCCGAACGATGACTCCCAGGCGTTCGACCCGAAGGAGGCCGAGAAGTGGGCCCCCGTCGACCAGTACGTCGGCGGTGTCGAGCACGCGATCCTGCACCTGCTCTACGCGCGCTTCATCACCAAGGTGCTGCACGACCTCGGCTACCTGAAGTTCACCGAGCCGTTCAAGGCGCTGCTGAACCAGGGCATGGTCATCCTTGACGGCGCCAAGATGAGCAAGAGCAAGGGCAACATCGTCTTCTTCACCGAAGAGGTCGACAAGCACGGCGTTGACGCCGTGCGCCTGACCATGGCGTTCGCCGGCCCGCCGGAGGACGACATCGACTGGGCAGAGGTCTCGCCCGTCGGCTCCGCGAAGTTCCTGGCCCGCGCCTGGCGTATCGCCAACGACGTCACGAGCGAGCCCGGCGTCGACCCCGCCACGGGCGACACGGCGCTCCGCCGCGTCACGCACCGCTTCCTGGCCGATGCGCCTGGCCTGACCGAAGCGTTCAAGTTCAACGTCGTCGTCGCACGCCTGATGGAGCTCGTCAACGCCACCCGCAAGACAATCGACTCCGGCGCGGGCGCCGCCGACCCCGCCGTGCGCGAGGCCGCCGAGACCACCGCGCTCGCCCTCAACCTCTTCGCGCCATACCTGGCCGAGGAGATGTGGGAGAAGCTCGGCTTCGAGCCCTCTGTCGCCCTCGTGCAGTGGCGCACCGCCGACGAGTCGCTGCTCGTCGCCGAGTCGGTCACCGCCATCGTGCAGGTCAACGGCAAGGTGCGCGACCGCCTCGAGGTCTCGCCGCAGATCACCGATGCCGAGCTGGAGGCGCTGGCGATGGCATCCGACGCCGTGCAGAAGGCCATCGGCGAGGGCGAGATCGTCAAGGTCATCGTGCGCGCGCCGAAGCTCGTGAACATCGCGATCCGCGGCTAG